The Macaca thibetana thibetana isolate TM-01 chromosome 19, ASM2454274v1, whole genome shotgun sequence genome has a segment encoding these proteins:
- the TICAM1 gene encoding TIR domain-containing adapter molecule 1: protein MACTGPSLPSAFDILGAAGQDKLLYLKHKLKTPRPGCQGQDLLHAMVLLKLGQETEARISLEALKADAAARLVARQWAGVDSTEDPEEPPDVSWTVARLYHLLAEEKLCPASLRDVAYQEALHTLSSRDDHRLGELQDEARNRCGWDIVGNPGSIRTLQSNLDCLPPSSASPSGTRSLPRPIDGVAGWSQGRSLRSTDSPASLASNLEISQSPTMPFLSPHRSPHRPSKLCDDPQANLVLEPVPGGCQEPEEMSWPPSGETAGPQELPSSPPPALPKVASDTTSTGLTETPTAPETSTHYPVECTEESAGAQSLPSPIVEPIKNPCPVKHQSPLQLSVEDTTSPNTKPCPPTPTTAKTSPPPPPPPSSAPCSAHLTPSSLFPSSLESSSEQKFYNFVILHARADEHIALRVREKLEALGVPDGATFCEDFQVPGRGELSCLQDAIDHSAFIILLLTSNFDCHLSLHQVNQAMMSNLTRQGSPDCVIPFLPLESSPAQLSSDTASLLSGLVRLDEHSQIFARKVANTFRPHRLQARKAMWRKEQDARALREQSQHLDSERMQAAALNAAYSAYLQSYLSYQAQMEQLQVAFGSHMPFGTGAPFGARMPFGGQGPLGAPPSFPTWQGCPQPPPLHAWQAGTPPPPSPQPATFPPSLPFSQPPAFPTASPAPPQSPGLQPLIIHHAQMVQLGLNNHMWNQRGSQAPEDKTQEAE, encoded by the coding sequence ATGGCCTGCACGGGCCCGTCACTTCCTAGTGCCTTCGACATTCTAGGCGCAGCAGGCCAGGACAAGCTCTTGTATCTGAAACACAAACTGAAGACCCCACGCCCAGGCTGCCAAGGGCAGGACCTCCTGCATGCCATGGTCCTCCTGAAGCTGggccaggaaactgaggccaggatcTCTCTAGAGGCACTGAAGGCCGATGCAGCGGCCCGGCTGGTGGCCCGCCAGTGGGCTGGTGTGGACAGCACCGAGGACCCAGAGGAGCCCCCAGATGTGTCCTGGACCGTAGCCCGCTTGTACCACCTGCTGGCTGAGGAGAAGCTGTGCCCGGCCTCGCTGCGGGACGTGGCCTACCAGGAAGCCCTCCATACCCTCAGCTCCAGGGACGACCACCGGCTGGGGGAACTTCAGGATGAGGCCCGAAACCGGTGTGGGTGGGACATTGTTGGGAATCCAGGGAGCATCCGGACGCTCCAGTCCAATCTGGACTGCCTCCCACCATCCTCGGCTTCGCCCTCTGGGACCCGGAGCCTCCCGCGTCCCATCGACGGTGTTGCCGGCTGGAGCCAAGGGCGCTCCCTGCGATCCACCGACAGCCCCGCCTCCCTGGCCAGCAACTTGGAAATCAGCCAGTCCCCCACCATGCCCTTCCTCAGCCCGCACCGCAGCCCACACAGGCCCAGCAAGCTCTGTGACGACCCTCAGGCCAACCTGGTGCTGGAGCCTGTCCCCGGTGGCTGCCAGGAGCCTGAGGAGATGAGCTGGCCGCCATCGGGGGAGACTGCCGGCCCCCAAGAGCTGCCAAGCAGCCCACCCCCTGCGCTTCCCAAAGTGGCCTCAGATACAACCTCAACTGGCCTCACTGAAACCCCCACAGCTCCAGAAACCAGCACCCACTACCCGGTGGAGTGCACTGAGGAGTCTGCAGGTGCCCAGTCTCTCCCGTCGCCCATTGTGGAGCCCATCAAAAACCCCTGCCCTGTCAAACACCAGTCGCCACTGCAACTTTCTGTAGAAGACACCACCTCTCCAAATACCAAGCCGTGCCCACCTACTCCCACCACCGCAAAAACATcccctccgcctcctcctcctccttcatcaGCCCCTTGTTCAGCTCACCTGACCCCCTCCTCCCTGTTCCCTTCCTCCCTGGAATCGTCATCGGAACAGAAATTCTATAACTTTGTGATCCTCCATGCCAGGGCAGACGAGCACATCGCCCTGCGGGTCCGGGAGAAGCTGGAGGCCCTTGGTGTGCCCGACGGGGCCACCTTCTGCGAGGATTTCCAGGTGCCCGGGCGTGGGGAGCTGAGCTGCCTGCAGGATGCGATAGACCACTCAGCTTTCATCATCCTACTTCTCACCTCCAACTTCGACTGTCACCTGAGCCTGCACCAGGTGAACCAAGCCATGATGAGCAACCTCACGCGACAGGGGTCGCCAGACTGTGTCATCCCCTTCCTGCCCCTGGAGAGCTCCCCGGCCCAGCTCAGCTCGGACACGGCCAGCCTGCTCTCCGGGCTGGTGCGGCTGGACGAACACTCCCAGATCTTCGCTAGGAAGGTGGCCAACACCTTCAGGCCCCACAGGCTTCAGGCCCGAAAGGCCATGTGGAGGAAGGAACAGGACGCCCGAGCCCTGCGGGAACAGAGCCAACACCTGGACAGTGAGCGGATGCAGGCAGCGGCCCTGAACGCGGCCTACTCAGCCTACCTCCAGAGCTACCTGTCCTATCAGGCACAGATGGAGCAGCTCCAGGTGGCTTTTGGGAGCCACATGCCATTTGGGACTGGGGCACCCTTTGGGGCTCGAATGCCCTTTGGGGGCCAGGGGCCCCTGGGAGCCCCTCCATCCTTTCCCACTTGGCAGGGGTGCCCGCAGCCGCCGCCCCTGCACGCGTGGCAGGCTGGCACCCCACCACCGCCCTCCCCACAGCCAGCAACCTTCCCACCGTCACTGCCCTTCTCACAGCCACCAGCCTTCCCTACGGCCTCACCTGCACCCCCTCAGAGCCCAGGACTGCAACCCCTCATTATCCACCATGCACAGATGGTACAGCTGGGGCTGAACAATCACATGTGGAACCAGAGAGGGTCCCAGGCGCCCGAGGACAAAACACAGGAGGCAGAATGA
- the FEM1A gene encoding protein fem-1 homolog A, with translation MDLRTAVYNAARDGKLQLLQKLLSGRSREELDELTGEVAGGGTPLLIAARYGHLDVVEYLVDRCGASVEAGGSVHFDGETIEGAPPLWAASAAGHLDVVRSLLRRGASVNRTTRTNSTPLRAACFDGHLEVVRYLVGEHQADLEVANRHGHTCLMISCYKGHREIARYLLEQGAQVNRRSAKGNTALHDCAESGSLEILQLLLGCKARMERDGYGMTPLLAASVTGHTNIVEYLIQEQPGQEQIAGGEAQPGLPQEGPSTSQGCAQPQGAPCCSSSPEEPLNGESYESCCPTSREAAVEALELLGATYVDKKRDLLGALKHWRRAMELRHQGGEYLPKPEPPQLVLAYDYSREVNTTEELEALITDPDEMRMQALLIRERILGPSHPDTSYYIRYRGAVYADSGNFERCIRLWKYALDMQQTNLEPLSPMTASSFLSFAELFSYVLQDRAAKGSLGTQIGFADLMGVLTKGVREVERALQLPREPGDSAQFTKALAIILHLLYLLEKVECTPSQEHLKHQTVYRLLKCAPRGKNGFTPLHMAVDKDTTNVGRYPVGRFPSLHVVKVLLDCGADPDSRDFDNNTPLHIAAQNNCPAIMNALIEAGAHMDATNAFKKTAYELLDEKLLARGTMQPFNYVTLQCLAARALDKNKIPYKGFIPEDLEAFIELH, from the coding sequence ATGGACCTCCGCACCGCCGTGTACAACGCTGCCCGTGACGGCAAGCTGCAGCTGCTCCAGAAGCTGCTCAGCGGCCGGAGCCGGGAGGAACTGGACGAGCTgacgggcgaggtggccggcgggGGGACGCCGCTGCTCATCGCCGCGCGCTACGGCCACCTGGATGTGGTGGAGTACCTGGTGGACCGGTGCGGCGCGAGCGTGGAGGCCGGTGGCTCGGTGCACTTCGATGGCGAGACCATCGAGGGCGCGCCGCCGCTGTGGGCCGCCTCCGCCGCCGGCCACCTGGACGTGGTGCGGAGCCTGCTGCGCCGCGGGGCCTCGGTGAACCGCACCACGCGCACCAACTCCACGCCCCTGCGCGCCGCCTGCTTCGACGGCCACCTGGAGGTGGTGCGCTACCTGGTCGGCGAGCACCAGGCCGACCTTGAGGTGGCCAACCGGCACGGCCACACGTGCCTCATGATCTCGTGCTACAAGGGCCATCGTGAGATCGCCCGCTACCTGCTGGAGCAGGGCGCCCAGGTGAACCGGCGCAGCGCCAAGGGCAACACGGCCCTGCACGACTGCGCCGAGTCCGGCAGCCTGGAGatcctgcagctgctgctggggtGCAAGGCCCGCATGGAACGTGACGGCTACGGCATGACCCCGCTGCTTGCGGCCAGTGTGACGGGCCACACCAACATTGTGGAGTACCTCATCCAGGAGCAGCCCGGCCAGGAGCAGATCGCAGGGGGAGAGGCTCAGCCTGGGCTGCCCCAAGAAGGCCCCTCTACCAGCCAGGGGTGTGCGCAGCCTCAGGGGGCCCCATGCTGTAGCTCCTCCCCGGAGGAACCACTGAACGGGGAATCTTATGAAAGCTGCTGTCCCACCAGCCGGGAAGCTGCCGTGGAAGCCTTGGAATTGCTGGGAGCTACGTATGTGGATAAGAAACGAGATCTGCTTGGGGCCCTCAAACACTGGAGGCGGGCCATGGAGCTGCGTCACCAGGGGGGCGAGTACCTGCCCAAACCGGAGCCCCCACAGCTGGTCCTGGCCTATGACTATTCCAGGGAGGTCAACACCACCGAGGAGCTGGAGGCGCTGATCACCGACCCGGATGAGATGCGCATGCAGGCCCTGTTGATCCGGGAGCGCATCCTCGGTCCCTCGCACCCCGACACTTCCTATTATATCCGTTACAGGGGCGCCGTGTACGCCGACTCGGGCAATTTCGAGCGCTGCATCCGCTTGTGGAAGTACGCCCTGGACATGCAACAGACCAACCTGGAGCCTCTGAGCCCCATGACCGCCAGCAGCTTCCTCTCCTTCGCGGAACTCTTCTCCTACGTGCTGCAGGACCGGGCCGCCAAGGGCAGTCTGGGCACCCAGATCGGCTTTGCAGACCTCATGGGGGTCCTCACCAAAGGGGTCCGGGAAGTGGAACGGGCCCTGCAGCTGCCCAGGGAGCCCGGAGACTCCGCCCAGTTCACCAAGGCGCTGGCCATCATCCTCCACCTGCTCTACCTGCTAGAGAAAGTGGAGTGCACTCCCAGCCAGGAGCACCTGAAGCACCAGACCGTCTACCGCCTGCTCAAGTGCGCACCCAGGGGCAAGAACGGCTTCACCCCTCTGCACATGGCTGTGGACAAGGACACCACAAACGTGGGCCGCTACCCCGTGGGCAGATTCCCCTCCCTGCACGTGGTCAAAGTGCTGCTCGACTGCGGGGCCGACCCGGACAGCAGGGATTTTGACAACAACACCCCACTACACATAGCAGCCCAGAACAACTGCCCGGCCATCATGAATGCCCTGATCGAAGCAGGGGCCCACATGGATGCCACCAACGCCTTCAAGAAGACGGCCTACGAGCTGCTGGACGAGAAGCTGCTGGCCAGGGGTACCATGCAGCCCTTCAACTACGTTACCCTGCAGTGCCTTGCGGCCCGGGCCCTGGATAAGAACAAGATCCCTTACAAGGGCTTCATCCCGGAAGATCTGGAGGCATTCATTGAACTGCACTGA